The Podarcis raffonei isolate rPodRaf1 chromosome 7, rPodRaf1.pri, whole genome shotgun sequence nucleotide sequence AATAACTGGCTAATCTTTCCCTGTTCACCTCACCtcccattctttctttctttgcttctccATTGTTCAATTTTAGATTGAACACAGCCTCTCCAATCCAACATGAATGCAATTCTTTTGTTCCCCTTTTCTATACATTtatgcaggggcagaggaagggggtgatgTGGGGGCAGTCCTCCCTGGGTGTcaacactgaggggggtgacaaaatgccgggcagcactcaccacggggcctgcagcacgccagaaccacatgtctctcctggtagtgacacagtggcttgggcacccataggctccagagccagtgtggtgtagtggttaagagtggtagactcgtcatctggggaaccgggttcgcgtctccgctcctccacatgcagctgctgggtgatcttgggctagtcacacttctctgaagtctctcagcccccctcacctcacagagtgtttgttgtgggggaggaagggaaaggagaatgttagccgctttgagactccatcggggagtgataaagcgggacatcaaatccaaactcttcttcttcttcttctccacactgccccaaacagtctgccAACCTCCTACCCCTCAGCTGagcgggaggaggcaggcagactccttggaagcCCCACGGAGTGTCCTGCCCCAGTGCCCGGATGGCTTGTTCTGCCGCTGCATCTATGAGAAGTTGCCTGTTGAGAAAAACTATCTGTATGCCAAAAGGCTACATTTTTAGTTCAGCAGGAAGCAGGGCTGTCATAAGACTGCGTAGATACTCCATCTCCATTCTCCGTCTCTGTAAAGTAGTTTTGTGCCAAATGCATGTGTGCCAAAAGCATGCATATTTCTGCCACTGTGCCATGGCTCACCTGCCACCCTTCCAAATGAAGTATGTTCACATACGTACTGTACCTGTGATAAGCTGTGGATCAGATATCATGAGAAGGAGAAAGCAGGAGTCACAGCATTCTGGGCTGGGAAAAGTAGGCAGTTGGAGGATTTGCAGGAATCAATGCAATCCCCAAGCTGCAAGGGAAACTTCTAAGTCTGACCAAGCTGACTGCAAGATGTTCTGTAACCTACCCGCTCCTCTTCATCTGTGCTTAATCAGCTGGCCAACATTTTGTGACAAAAAGAAACTGCATTTACTGGTGAACAAGATAGTCATCAACAAAATTAGGAGGAGGCTGTTGCCCTCTAAGTCTCACTGTTGTAGAAAGTACTCTTGAGAAAAGCTGGTTTGCCAGTGTTAGGGAAGCGGGAAGCAGCTAACACCTTTGTGACTCGATCGGGAGtaattcatttattcattaaaaCCATACCATGCTTCTATATTTCCATGCTCAATATGTTTAACAAAATTACAGATATACATGACAGTAGAAAAACACATGGAATATTGCAGCCAATTTATATAACAATTAACTATCATAAGGGGCTTGAGAGGTTGCTTCTGGAAATTGGTAATTCCCTTTAATTTTCCATCCACTCTGAGGAATTCATGGAGGGTACAACTACATATCAGGTTCTTCTTCTGCTCTTATATTCACTTGCCTGGGTGTAGGTCAAATGCATCTCTTAAGTTTTCACTGCAGAGTAGACGAGTACATGGTTTGCATGCTGTTATTTATTTGTGCTACTGGATGTGTATGGCTATATGTAGAAATTAAACATTATTCTTGGATTCAATTAACTTTTGTTTTCTAGCTCCAGCTTAGAGCAGAACACGAAAAACAGGCAATGACACCACAAAACCTTTGAAGTGTCTGGAAGAGAAGACAGTTTTTCAAACCTGTTTTTGTTGACAACAaccaataataattttttttcatATGTGAACAACAGAATAAACCCAAAAATATACATAcaggatgtcagaggctcaggagcagaagcacaggggagagagcaaatagagagcggaggagaggaatccgaggggagcgtaggggaatatgacagtgacccgagagattccatgagcttctccagcgaatcagaagattcccagaagggggcgcctatggtaagggcaaggggggtcccaggggggacgcaccagaagcaaggggccagcggggactcccaagggagcagcggaggatcaggaccagctcccccaccagagcgcagtgggggggaagagtcacatgagtcaggaccagcctctcctccagcggggagagaagatgagtcagggataaccacgcccccatcggaaagtggggaaacggagggaaggtcaggtccagctagcctccccgaaggagggagcagtgacacaagtgtaacggtcagaaggaaagtgggaggctgcgcgcgcgcgccaagttcaaaggTGCAgtagcgcgggacagcagaaaacccggattgggagccaggtcctaaagcccgaaggagggagggggaagagtcaggggactcagcgtcagaggagtctaggaagggtgagaccccgactagcaggcagacccagagaaggaaggaacagaggaagaggtggagtaaggctagaatcttaaactggtgtcagcggggaggagattcagatggagcttcggcggtctaaggttaaagacgtagcgttgcacgctgcgcgtgtggaagtgaaactgaacttcaataaagacttttatactaaagaaggaagcagcgttggtcttgtgtgagctgggaccttgggcagcgctgacacaagATTATTTCATATGTAAGTAGCAACGTAAGAGAAGAAGCTGTAGGGCCTGATGATACGTACACTTGAGAAAAGTTTCTTTCCTAGTCATCAGGAAGCAGCTAACAACTCTGTGACTTGATCGAGTGATAATCATTTACTGATTACTAATAGCATAGTATGCTTTTTTCTGTCCATTCTCAACCTGGTTAACATAATAATGTATATACAAAAAAGTACAAAAACACAGGGAATATTGCAACCAATGGATAAAGTAACGTAAGAGCCATGAGAAGTTTCTTCTAGAAATTGAGGGTTTCCAGCATATTTTTtcccacttccacacatcaccCCCTGCTAACTACTCAAAACTCTGCCATTGTTTACAACCTCCGCTTTCCTCATATCAGATTCCCTCAAGGATGCGGTGTCCTCAAATATACCATTGCTTGAAGGGATTTTACTcaaactgctgctgttgtttacaaTTTCCAGTTTTTTCCTCTCATTTTCCCCCAATCCTGCTTTATACAAATGTCTGCTGTTGTTTGAAGTCACCATTTCCCCCTTGAaaactggctctctctctctttttttaaaaataatttttattaacaggccaatcacctcacattaattccaaataacaataattccaaattacacagccaatttttttaaattttttgttgggggtacccatgcttcaagctccgaaagggatccaatcatCTCTCTTActgctgctttaattacacagttctgtcaaaataatattcacagttctgttcaatcttctctttgttgttttcctcatcttcttgttgttatctcctttctttgtgatctctgataatctccacaagcgggttgaagaCAAACGTCGTTATTTCCTATGTGGATTTTACACTCATCCAAGAGCCATAAAAGTAGACAGACGCCATTTCAACACCTCCGTACAAAACATTCCGACAGTCTGTCCTGATCTCCCCAGGCCCGCCGCTCCCTCATAAATTTTCTCAGGGGGCCCTTCTAGGCCGAACCCATACTCCAACATAGTAACAGCCATAGTCCTCCTCCCCCTGGATTCCTGCGGGCGGGCCTGCCATGATAAATCTCTTTTTACAGCTGCGTCACAAAAGACTTACTTTCGTTTCCCGATGCTCCCATAAGCCATGTCCTTACATAGTAattaatttccacacagttcttattcCCCCTGCTTGTGATCAGTAATTTCAacgattctttttttgggggggagggggtttattgggtactcacataagacaaaaaagaaaagtttttctcctccctccttttcaGTCTCGCTCCGACATACCGATCCTTTGATGaatcttcttcttgatttattcCTCTTCTTGATTTAATGTTAAGTCCATCCCGTCACTCCTCTTCCCAGAGATCCCTTTAGTTAGCAGTCCTTACTCCCAATCATCtcttgaagtatgtgcatttgcttctgttctgattgtttattttgagctccCGCAACTAGCTGCgcagatcagagacagcgtccaggagagccgaccCACACGAGGgcttttgtgcctagtgccctcaccctcTTTCGAATCTGAGTTgaattatgggcacagcaggcaaggcagcgttccccattcccttggggtaacgagggaggctgcatactcccataacagcctcttaattacctcgtgtgagccggagagatgttattgttggacatcttccgatgcgccccctagcgCCCCCTTGAAAACTGGCTCTCACTGgcatgcagtgatggccaccaacttggaaggctttaaaagaagaatacACAGATTAACTCCGAATAGGCCTATCAATAGATACAAATCGTGGTGGAGGatgtgctctgcttccacagcacAAGGCAATGTGCTTTTGGATACCAGCTGCTGaaaattgcaggaggggagagtgccttTGTGATCAGGCCCTGCCTGCACATTTCCATCATGTATCTGGTTCagcagtgtgagaacaggatggtggaatcAATGGGCAATTGGCCAAATTCATCAGGTCCTTCTTATGGTCTTAAATTCACTTCCTTGGGAGTAGGTCCTATTGAATTCtaaagggcttacttctgagtagacatatataagaTTGCTCTGCATGCATGCTATTTATTTGTGGTGCTGGATGAGTATAGCTATGGGCAGAAATTAAACATTATTCTTTGATTCAGTTAACAGCAGAAACAGACAACGTAGCAACCAAGATTTAACAGTGTTACTTACCAACAACCATAGAATAGATTTTTCCATATTATGTGATTCCATCTCTGttctttttatgctgcttttgagGCAGCAGTCAATTTGTGTTTTGTCCTATCCATGATAGTCATTTTCTGATTTTACCTCTTGAACATTTCAAAATGTGCCTCCACTGGCGAAAACTGGCTTAGTAGGAGCTAGAAGGCCTAGATGGGACTGAAGTGATAAAGCTCAAAGTGATGACCTTTTAGAACTTCCATAGCTTGAGTTTCAGTGGCGGTCTTGACTCCGTAGAGTTTTTCTCATTCcagaaggcttctgggaaatgacttTAATACTCTGCCTACACCTGCCTCTCTTCTGTCTTCCAACAGGGAAATAAATCAAAGGGTTAACAAAGCTGTTCAGGCAGGCACAAAAGTAGTCGTAATATAGGATCTAGGGAGGTTCTGAACTGAAAACAAAAATGCTGTTGCATAAGGCATTCAAAGTGTGTGTAGAGGTTCCCTTATGCCAGCCAAATCTACTTTCCCACCCCAGCCTACATCTTTCCCCAGCAGCTCCAACCGCAAGCTCAGAGCTCCCTGAATACATTAAATGTTCTTCCCATGAATGGACCCAGGCTTCCTCCATAGTCGTATACTACCTAGATTTATAAAATAATAAGGATAATAAGTTCATCAAGTCCATCCATCTGTTCAAGACTGAGATTCTATGCACACTCTGAAATCAATAGCCAGCACTGAGCACGGGTCAACAAGATTACAGACAGAAAGTTTGTAAATTGGGAACTAGATTGTGTCATCAGACTCACAATGATAAAGATATATTTTGGCAATATTTCTGAGCCATCATAACTGAGTTTCCAAAGAGATCTCCCCTGCCTCTGCAGGGTTTTCATCCTCTTTGAAAACATTCTGGAATGTGGCTTTCAGGCTCTGCCTACACCTGCCTCTTTTCTGTCTTCCAACCAGGAAATAAATCAAAGGGTTAACACTGCTGTTCAGAGAGCTGAGTATGAAGGCATATTGTGAGAAAAAAGGAGGTGCCGAATGAAGAACAAAAAGAGTGATGAAAACGGCATTGAGTGGGAAAGAAaaaatgatgaagaagaagagagcaAGCAGGACCATAATTAGaagttttcccctcctcctctggtGTGATTTAAAGCAGACCCTGACAAAAAGGATCAGAGTGGCGATAGTCATGAGAGGGAGGCAAAGGAAGCCACTCACAATAAACTGAATGCCCAGTATGTTAGAAAGATTGAAATCAGCCAGAAGGAGAGTGAAGTTAATTGCAAGGGGAATAGTAGAAAGTCCCCATATTGAGGCACAAACAGCGGTGGACATATTTGGTGGTCGGTGGCATCGATGCCAAAGTGGGAAAAGGACAGCCACACACCTATCAATGCTGATGGCTGTCAGCAGAAATTGACCAGTGGTGTACATAAATAGGAAAATCAATTTAAGCATGTAATCTTCAAGGTAAGGTAAGTATTTCCCCACTATGAAACACATTCTATCAATAAACACAACTGTGAGTAAACCAAAGTCAGCTATGGAGAGGTTCAGGATGTAAGTGGTGAAAGGAGTCCTCTTAATGCAGAAACCAAGCAGCCGGATGACAGTCCCATTCCCCAAAAGCCCAAAAATGCTGATTAAAAGGTAGCTGATATCCAATATATACTGTCTTAATATCAATCCTGAATGATTATCAGTGTACGTATTATTAGAGAGAACAGTTCCATTGTCTTTTCCGTAATATTCCTCTCCAGCATTCATTGGGGACAGTGATGGGAGGGTGTAATTGATCATCGTGATCAGTCTTTGCTTTTCTACTTTGTCCGCTATTTTCCTGCTGGAAGAATTTAGAGAATGGTAGAATTAGTCTTTATTAACGGAAATAAGGAAAGACAAAGCTAAAGCTTTGGAGATTAGTCTTTCATACTTTGTAgctattttggagtgggtggtTAAGGTGAAATGACTTGCTCTTTAATTGCCAGGTAAAGGGGCCAGTGGGGCTTGCAGCTACCTGAATATATTTGGGGTTTCAGAGAGTCTCTATGATAGGGTTCCCATATTCCCAAACGTAAAAATGCTTCCCAGGGCAAGGAACATGGCTCTGTGGTGCAACATCTGCCTCCTGTGCAGAAgggttccatccctggcaccAACAATGAGCGTatacccttgtctgaaacccttgagaagTGCTGTCAGCCAGAGTCACACAACCATAGAATCtgagagttggaggggacccaagggtcatctagtccaacccccagcaatgcaacaATGTAAAGCAATA carries:
- the LOC128417045 gene encoding mas-related G-protein coupled receptor member H-like, coding for MINYTLPSLSPMNAGEEYYGKDNGTVLSNNTYTDNHSGLILRQYILDISYLLISIFGLLGNGTVIRLLGFCIKRTPFTTYILNLSIADFGLLTVVFIDRMCFIVGKYLPYLEDYMLKLIFLFMYTTGQFLLTAISIDRCVAVLFPLWHRCHRPPNMSTAVCASIWGLSTIPLAINFTLLLADFNLSNILGIQFIVSGFLCLPLMTIATLILFVRVCFKSHQRRRGKLLIMVLLALFFFIIFSFPLNAVFITLFVLHSAPPFFSQYAFILSSLNSSVNPLIYFLVGRQKRGRCRQSLKATFQNVFKEDENPAEAGEISLETQL